In the Gracilinanus agilis isolate LMUSP501 unplaced genomic scaffold, AgileGrace unplaced_scaffold19694, whole genome shotgun sequence genome, atattatatattttatattatgtgcataatataaaatatataaataaaataaagtttttatctTCTGATTCAGGTGATATAAAGTACAACAGCATAATTCTTCATTCCAAAAAGATCAGTTCACTGAGACAAAATTGGtcagaaataaaataacaaaaataggctCAAATCTTCAAAGGGGTCTGTGAACTTATCAGCGTGGGCTCTCAGTAATAAAGTCACAACTCATTCATGCCTGCCATAACTGTTCTCCCTGTTTCCCCATCAGTTTGGCCACAGGAAATCTAATCAATGTGCTGGAggactttcttgcttttttctggGAGCAGTCTGAGtgtatatttattgattttttttaacccttaccttccatcttagatcaatgctgtgtattggctccaaggcagaagagtaggaagggctgggcaaaatgggtcaagtgacttgtagaagagtcccacagctgggaagtgtctgaggccagatcagaacccaggacctcccgtctccagcccttccattgagccacctagctgtcctaatcCTTGTTGATCCTTGTCCTCACCACATGACCAagccatcttctttttcttttatttatttcctcgTTGACATCTTTTACTCCTTTCCAATCTTCGAAATGTATGAGTAATATGTTGCAACCTGCTCCTGTGTACCATGTGCCTCTCCATTGCtctgttattaatttttaaatctttggaAGCACTCCATGTGTCATTAATAGAGAATAcaattctgaaattttaaaaaaggggctTTTGTTTCTATTGGAAACCTCTTAGTTGAATGTCCATTTATCCTTTCCATCCTAGGTAGATGTACTGATCGATAAGCCAATATTGGTACATGaactgcaattattttcatgaatGCTTTCTGTAAGTTTTATCATCAATAGAGCATTTTGAGATGAGTAGATATCCCATGTAATAAGGAGTCTTGGTGCCTTTGGtataattaaaaacaactctgCCAACTTATTTCTTTGCTTCTCCCAGGGTACCCatgatgcttttttttatttagctGAAATTCCCTTCTTCTGATTTCCTTTGTAGTGAGAATGCAAGGCAATATGATTCAGCTCTTCTGTCAGTATGTTCACTCACTGGTCATTgggcaaatatatttatagtaaaaacactaaaaaaacaaacaaaaaattcccACCCAAATCTTGTGAGTCTTAGAACTCTCTGCCCTCCTTTCTGCCACTTTGCCACTATTCCTGTAAAAGCAGAAGATGGCAAAGAACTAAGAAGCATTTTGTGTCTTTTTTGGTTTCTTGAGTTGCCATACCAAAAATTCTGCCACTCAATGGCCAGCTTCCTGGAGGTGAGCCTCTCTGTCTGTGGCTGAATGGATCCTAGaaatctgtctctctcatttggtgggaccatattccaagcctttctaGAATGGCATAATCCAGTAGAGTTTATAATCTGTGAGAATAGCCTTTGAAAACTCAGGGTCACGTCTCTACCcccataatgtaataaaataggGCCCAGGGACAGTACAAAAGTAATATTAACCTTTAAAGATTACAAAAGTatacaaatgtaaaaatgaatttgCATGATCTacatttcattaataaaattccTTGTTTATGTTCAACATGATCTGCTTCTTCGGTCAGATTTTTGGATTATTTATCAGACTTGTGTGTATCTAATACCACTGCCATACCAGTGACTCAAGAACTCATCTGCAAATTTATGCTGAGTCCAGGAAATGCTGACATCCTCATTCAAACCAAGTAAGCATCTCTAGCAGAGACATTCTTTTCAACTTAATTCAGCTCCCTAAAGGCCCTTATCATAGCTGTCGCCTgagtttattaatagttttggtGTGTGTTGTGTATTTGAAGGTTGGTTTCCATGCAAATAGACAATCCTTTGGAGTGCTCCATCCTGTCAGATGATATCGATGATGAAGAAGTTTGGCTCTATTGGATTGACAGCAACAAGGAACCTCATGGCAAAGCTATCCGGCATCTTgcacaagaggctaaagaaggCACAAAGGCTGATTTAGAAGTCCTCACCTATTATAGGTCAAGTATTGTATAATTCATGATCTCCAATGCTTATTGGTAATTTAATCAAactcttgctttaaaaaatatttaagaaaattttctgAAAAAAGAGTTCAAGGTGCatggaatattttaaaactttgaaaatgaaacaaaatcaaaattcttCAATTTTACATGGTTTTCTGATCACTTATAAATTTTGAATTATTGTGCAAAAACAAGGGTTTTTTTATGTGACTGTAGATTGCTTTCAGTCTCTCTGTATTTGCAATGCTGGAGGACATTAGGAACTTATAATCATGGTACTTTAAATACCAAAAATGTTGAAGTAATAAGGCAAGGAACATGAAATCAAAAGGATACAGGAATAACTTTTCctactttattttactttactcaCCCAGTCTATGGTATCTGACCCTTAGTATTTGAAGAACTTCAACATTTTATCTCTGCCTCCATACATTCacaaaataataacagctaaagTTTATACaaagtagaaatttttttttagaattttgggttccatattcttcttttctctctcttccctcttccctgagaaggcaagcaatttgatatagattatacatgtgcaattctttaaaatttttcaaaattatatataattatatataattacatttaaGGCTTATGACAAATCTGTGAGGTAGAAACTATAGGtatctgtattttacagatgaagaaattagttTGTTCACTCATTCCACAATTATCTATTAAACATCTATGGTTTGCAGTGCTAGGTTCTGGAGATGTAAAGgccaaaatgaaatagtccctagGGTTTACTTTCTAttagaggggtttggggaagtacataaataagtaaatgcaaaatatatacgaAATAGAGCTTTTTTGGGGGCATAGGTGGATGGCTTACAAGCAGCTTAAGTATCAGGGATGGTGTATGTCACacctagatctttctgactaATTCTGAGGCTCTTTCCAATCACCTCTCTGGAATTCTGTCTCAACTCATCTCTCTGATTTACTactttctttcaaggctcagtttaTATACTGCTACTACTATATTTTTAGGAAGACTTTTCCAATTCTCTAATGGATGTtagattctctctttctctctttcttccctttctctcccttgctttctcctccccacctttcttttcctctctcaccTTTCTCTCCCCATTGTCTACTCAAATTATCTagaatttacatatttataaattacaCATCTTGTACCCCTCCCACCATTAAGAGGTAAGTTCCTTAATAGCAAAAGCACTtacaatttcatctttatttctagCACAGTGCTATATTAAGATACTCAATACATGTTTGCttaatttgatttattatttgatttattaatttttggatttattattatttattatcaaattataatttgatttattattaacaaaaattaatttgactATTTCACTTACTACTGAAAGAATGAATACCCCGATGATATATACTTGATAATTATAGAGGAGATTCACAATTCCAGGAGgatgttagactagatgacttctaggtTCTCTTttacttcaaatatttaatgttatgaaatattaatattttaaaaatggacatAGAAtaataatcaatcagtcaataaagcCTATAATTAAAAAGTGTTTACTTAATGCCAGTTACTGTGCTATGCCCTGGGGATATAAGAACAAAATAGTCCATGACTTCCAAAAATATATCTTCTACCATTGGGACAGacttgagaaaaacaaaatatatatcaaataagTACAAAGTAACTTTTGGAAGGAGTCACTAGTTGATGGTGgggtcacctcctgaaagaggtGGTGCCAGCGCTGAACTTTTAAAGGATTCTAAGAGTTAAAGAGTGAACTCTCTCCTGGTATGAGGGACAATCTATGGAAAAGCCTAGTTATGAGAAAGACATTAAGTTTGAAATCCATTTGGAATTATTTAATTGGCAGTTGGTAATGTAGAGGAGAAatgctaatttttttatttaaggaatttttaatttaatttccttaataTTTAAGGAAATCTCTTATGATGAATCAAAAAATGTAATGGTTAATATTTTCAAGGTACCAATTGAACCTCTTTGCAAGGATGTGTTTGGATCGCCAGTATCTGGCCATAAACCAGATTTCTACCCAGCTTTCAGTGGACTTGATCTTACGCTGTATGTCAGACGAAAGCCTGCCATATGACCTGCGAGCCTCTTTTTGCCGCCTCATGCTTCACATGCATGTGGATAGAGATCCCCAAGAATCAGTGGTCCCTGTTCGCTATGCAAGACTGTGGACGGAAATACCTACCAAGATCACAATATATGAGTAAGTCTAATAAAGCTCACAGAAGCCTCAATACCTGCAACTCTGATGACATAAATAATACCTTTTCATGCTTTTTCTTATTCAGACGATCAACCTTACATATTCCAATGTGTCACTATTTGGGGTCAAAATCATTATAAATTTTtgtattgatatattttaatatcatttatatttCCCAATGAATCCATCCTCTCCTCCTCTGGAGAACCATCTTATAATAAAGGAtacattcagataaaaaaaaagacagtttatCAAATATCCAAAAAGTCTTACAATTTAAAATGTTCCATACCTATAGTCAGTCCCCTGCCTCTCCAAAAAGGCAGGGAGAggttcctttttatctcttctttggggccaagcttggtcatgataatttcattacattttgttttgattattttcttgttctttttatttacaatGTTGTACTcgctgtgtatattgttttcctagttttatttCCCTTACTTTGTagcagttcatagaagtcttcccatgtttttcatagtttcttataatacagtaatattttattacattcatatgctatAACCTATTTAGCCAAACCCATAGGCACACTATTGTGAATTTGGGATGTATGCCTTCCTGTGGATTATTAGGGTCAAAGATTATAgacagttcagtcatttttggcAAAGATCGCTTTTAATAAGCACTTCCATTAAAAGAGggagtagaaggaaaagaaatggaagagactaCCTAAAAAtcataaattgaaaaaattacattttgtcTAAAATGGAAACTACACAAAGGCTAGTTTACACTTAGGCTTTAATCCAAAACAACAGACAGAGCGAAGTGTATGTTTGTGTACTTAAAAACCTGTCTACAGCCAATATTGGGAACAATTTCATTTTGATTCCCTTTGTCGATCTTTGCAGATATGATTCTATTACAGACTCTTCGAGAAATGATATGAAGAGGAAATTTGCACTGACAATGGAATTTGTTGAAGAATACTTGAAAGAGGTTGTAAACCAGCCATTTCCTTTTGgtgataaagagaaaaacaagctTACATTTGAGGTATTTTACACCAGTCCATtaacaaatgttaaatttttcatcttaaaaaagaaagcaataaaggACTATTTTTTAGGGGAGAGTCTTGAAAAAGTGATGAAAAATATGATGATTTCAGTCTTCCATCtggttttaattaaatttcatatttgtagcaacttcttatttccttattttttatttcattcttaaattTTGATGGTTTATAGTCATCATTTGCATTAGACATTTTTTGCATTGATGGACAGTCATTTATGCATATATTTCCCTGTGAACTCAAAATTTTCTATATAGGTATATCCATAGCTTCTTCTTTTCACAGTGAATTAGAATTTATTCGTATTTTGCCCTATTACATAACAACTTTGGGACAAAGTCAGAGAGATTTTTAGTTTACTGGATCCTTATTCTATCATGCTTTATCTGCGTGAAAACAATGTAGCAGAGGACATAACATTTTCTGGCcaaaaataatatatcatatttcttCTTAGTGAAAATTCTTGGAGGGGGGTCTATTTATTTTGTTGACATAGTAATATACCAAAAGATGGATGGACACAAAATGGTTAATGcacttaaaaatgcaaataagtaCCATTTAAATTTATGTAGTTAATCTGTCTCCCTATTTTCTAAATTTAGCAGTAAATTGATTTCATTTTGACAGATCTAGATTTGGGG is a window encoding:
- the LOC123254316 gene encoding inositol 1,4,5-trisphosphate receptor type 2-like, which gives rise to LVSMQIDNPLECSILSDDIDDEEVWLYWIDSNKEPHGKAIRHLAQEAKEGTKADLEVLTYYRYQLNLFARMCLDRQYLAINQISTQLSVDLILRCMSDESLPYDLRASFCRLMLHMHVDRDPQESVVPVRYARLWTEIPTKITIYEYDSITDSSRNDMKRKFALTMEFVEEYLKEVVNQPFPFGDKEKNKLTFEVVHLARNLIYFGFYSFSELLRLTRTLLAILDIVQGPMSSYLERLSKFQDGGEKFGENNKHAKNYF